The Aggregicoccus sp. 17bor-14 genome includes a region encoding these proteins:
- a CDS encoding pseudouridine synthase: protein MAERLQKYLARAGVASRRHAEELITAGRVKVNNQTITELGSRVEPGTDLVSVDGKLVQPPEKSSYYLLYKPTGVVTTLSDPQGRPTVADYIADTDKRLFPVGRLDYDAEGALLFTDDGALAHKLTHPSFQVPRTYLTKVKGVPDTATLEKLRGGVRLEDGMATPVSVDVHEKAEANTWLRIVVAEGRPHLIKRLCAAVGHPVLRLYRPNYAGVNVEGLRPGQLRTLTGQEIRLLNEVAEGRAEAPNPKSFKLPPRRHGRAAPGFETFDGDDGAEDGDEAAPPPARRPAAGAPARGRAEGGSRPAFSAGRRGLESEAPVRKSTGERAAEALGRGMEEEARPARKSFGGGERPARKGFGAGGDRPARGGFGGGSERPARKSFGGDERPSRGGFGGGSERPARKSFGGDERPARKSFGGDERPARKSFGGNERPSRGGFGGSERKSFGGGSERPARGGFGGGAERKSFGGSERPSRGGDERPGRRGFEGGSERPARKSFGGGDERPARKSFGAGDERPARKSFGGGDERPTRRAFAGDDRPARGGAERPTRRAFAGDDRPARGGDDRPARKPFGGGAGRGGFGSEDRPARRSFGGAPERAPRGGGERGERPARGGSGGGERPQRGGAGGSERPARKGFGAAGGRAEGGDRPGFTDWRERKSQGPARWTTDRPRPGGNRPRPGGPRKPR from the coding sequence ATGGCCGAAAGACTGCAGAAGTACCTCGCCCGCGCGGGCGTCGCCTCCCGTCGTCACGCCGAGGAGCTGATCACCGCGGGCCGCGTGAAGGTGAACAACCAGACCATCACCGAGCTCGGCAGCCGTGTGGAGCCCGGCACCGACCTCGTCTCCGTGGACGGCAAGCTCGTGCAGCCGCCCGAGAAGTCCTCGTACTACCTGCTCTACAAGCCCACCGGCGTGGTCACCACGCTCTCGGACCCGCAGGGCCGGCCCACCGTCGCGGACTACATCGCGGATACGGACAAGCGCCTCTTCCCCGTCGGCCGCCTCGACTACGACGCCGAGGGCGCGCTGCTCTTCACGGACGACGGTGCGCTCGCGCACAAGCTCACCCACCCGAGCTTCCAGGTGCCGCGCACCTACCTCACCAAGGTGAAGGGCGTGCCGGATACGGCCACGCTCGAGAAGCTGCGCGGCGGCGTGCGGCTCGAGGACGGCATGGCCACGCCCGTCTCGGTCGACGTGCACGAGAAGGCGGAGGCCAACACCTGGCTGCGGATCGTGGTCGCCGAGGGGCGGCCCCACCTCATCAAGCGCCTGTGCGCCGCGGTCGGTCACCCCGTGCTTCGCCTCTACCGCCCCAACTACGCCGGCGTGAACGTGGAGGGGCTGCGCCCCGGGCAGCTGCGCACGCTCACCGGCCAGGAGATCCGCCTCCTCAACGAGGTGGCCGAGGGCCGCGCCGAGGCGCCCAACCCCAAGAGCTTCAAGCTGCCGCCGCGCCGCCATGGCCGCGCGGCGCCGGGCTTCGAGACCTTCGATGGGGATGACGGCGCCGAGGACGGTGACGAGGCCGCGCCGCCGCCTGCGCGCCGGCCCGCCGCGGGTGCACCCGCCAGGGGCCGCGCGGAGGGTGGCAGTCGTCCGGCCTTCAGCGCGGGGCGCCGCGGGCTCGAGAGCGAGGCGCCCGTGCGCAAGAGCACCGGCGAGCGCGCGGCCGAGGCGCTCGGCCGCGGCATGGAGGAGGAGGCCCGGCCGGCGCGCAAGAGCTTCGGCGGCGGCGAGCGGCCCGCGCGCAAGGGCTTTGGGGCAGGCGGCGATCGCCCCGCTCGCGGTGGGTTCGGCGGTGGCTCGGAGCGCCCGGCGCGCAAGAGCTTCGGGGGAGACGAGCGCCCGTCTCGCGGTGGCTTCGGCGGCGGCTCGGAGCGCCCTGCGCGCAAGAGCTTCGGTGGAGACGAGCGCCCGGCGCGCAAGAGCTTCGGGGGCGACGAGCGTCCGGCTCGCAAGAGCTTCGGGGGCAATGAGCGTCCATCGCGCGGCGGCTTCGGGGGCTCCGAGCGCAAGAGCTTCGGTGGCGGCTCCGAGCGTCCGGCGCGTGGTGGCTTCGGTGGCGGCGCGGAGCGCAAGAGCTTCGGTGGCTCCGAGCGTCCGTCTCGCGGCGGTGACGAGCGGCCCGGCCGTCGGGGCTTCGAGGGTGGCTCGGAGCGGCCCGCCCGCAAGAGCTTCGGCGGTGGCGACGAGCGGCCCGCCCGCAAGAGCTTCGGCGCTGGCGACGAGCGGCCTGCGCGCAAGAGCTTCGGCGGTGGCGACGAGCGGCCCACGCGCCGTGCCTTCGCGGGCGACGATCGGCCCGCGCGCGGCGGCGCTGAGCGGCCCACGCGCCGTGCCTTCGCGGGCGATGACCGGCCCGCGCGCGGCGGCGACGACCGTCCGGCGCGCAAGCCCTTCGGCGGCGGGGCAGGGCGCGGGGGCTTCGGTTCCGAGGACCGTCCTGCGCGCCGCAGCTTCGGCGGTGCCCCGGAGCGCGCGCCGCGCGGCGGCGGTGAGCGGGGCGAGCGTCCTGCGCGGGGCGGCTCCGGCGGGGGCGAGCGGCCTCAGCGCGGTGGCGCGGGCGGCAGCGAGCGCCCTGCGCGCAAGGGCTTCGGCGCGGCGGGCGGGCGGGCCGAGGGCGGAGATCGCCCGGGTTTCACCGACTGGCGCGAGCGCAAGTCCCAGGGCCCCGCGCGCTGGACGACGGACCGGCCGCGGCCGGGTGGCAACCGCCCCCGTCCCGGCGGCCCGCGCAAGCCCCGCTGA
- a CDS encoding L-threonylcarbamoyladenylate synthase — MPAPILEVDPVHPQPRHVERAVELLGKGGVIAYPTDTYYGLGCDLLSKKAIEKLYVLKERNRKKPLSFLVPDLSDVAKYALVSNFAYRTMKSLTPGPFTFILPATRQVPEMMMTKQKQVGIRVPDAPLARALAAGLGHPLVTTSATNREGEPLIDPKEIKELLGHGLDLILDGGVTVAEPSTVLSLIGDELEVLREGKGKLE; from the coding sequence ATGCCCGCGCCCATCCTCGAGGTCGATCCCGTCCACCCGCAGCCGCGCCACGTGGAGCGCGCCGTGGAGCTGCTGGGCAAGGGCGGCGTGATCGCCTACCCCACGGACACCTACTACGGGCTGGGGTGTGATCTCCTCTCGAAGAAGGCGATCGAGAAGCTCTACGTGCTCAAGGAGCGCAACCGCAAGAAGCCGCTCTCCTTCCTCGTGCCGGATCTCTCGGACGTGGCGAAGTACGCGCTGGTGTCGAACTTCGCGTACCGCACCATGAAGAGCCTCACCCCCGGGCCCTTCACGTTCATCCTCCCGGCCACCCGCCAGGTGCCGGAGATGATGATGACGAAGCAGAAGCAGGTGGGCATCCGGGTGCCGGACGCGCCGCTCGCACGCGCGCTCGCCGCGGGGCTGGGACACCCGCTGGTGACGACCTCGGCCACGAACCGCGAGGGCGAGCCGCTCATCGATCCGAAGGAGATCAAGGAGCTGCTGGGCCACGGCCTGGATCTGATCCTCGACGGCGGCGTCACCGTGGCCGAGCCCTCCACGGTGCTCTCGCTCATCGGCGACGAGCTCGAGGTGCTGCGCGAGGGCAAGGGCAAGCTCGAGTAG
- the scpB gene encoding SMC-Scp complex subunit ScpB, whose protein sequence is MTTGKDPEGGTGGPSPFSEEEIAAVTGPGGESDLDDVEAAAIEEGGPDFETPFEKLVQKSRKLSAERVRTVVESLLFVSDKPLTLDQLFESSGIDRELITKALDQLGGIHREGISGIVLYEVAGGWQFRTDPHSAEYVRRFLQVKPQRLTRAAVETLAIIAYRQPVTRPEVEDIRGVDCGAVLKALLDRKLVKILGKKEEVGRPILYGTTREFLEFFALKDLSSLPTLREFHELTQEHQDIVEKESGPRPTAAGTVETLADPEFQARMEKSTQASEAALEILEEALAAAEKTQKASASALAAQTPAEPPEPKPE, encoded by the coding sequence GTGACTACCGGTAAGGATCCCGAGGGCGGCACCGGCGGCCCCAGCCCCTTCTCCGAGGAGGAGATCGCGGCCGTCACCGGCCCCGGCGGCGAGTCGGACCTGGACGACGTGGAGGCGGCCGCCATCGAGGAGGGCGGCCCCGACTTCGAGACCCCCTTCGAGAAGCTCGTCCAGAAGAGCCGCAAGCTCAGCGCGGAGCGCGTGCGCACCGTGGTGGAGAGCCTGCTCTTCGTCTCGGACAAGCCGCTCACGCTCGACCAGCTCTTCGAGAGCTCGGGCATCGACCGCGAGCTCATCACCAAGGCGCTGGATCAGCTCGGCGGCATCCACCGCGAGGGCATCAGCGGCATCGTGCTCTACGAGGTCGCGGGCGGCTGGCAGTTCCGCACCGATCCGCACTCCGCCGAGTACGTGCGCCGCTTCCTCCAGGTGAAGCCGCAGCGCCTCACGCGCGCCGCCGTGGAGACGCTCGCGATCATCGCCTACCGCCAGCCCGTCACCCGCCCCGAGGTGGAGGACATCCGCGGCGTGGACTGCGGCGCGGTCCTCAAGGCGCTCCTGGATCGCAAGCTGGTGAAGATCCTCGGCAAGAAGGAGGAGGTGGGCCGCCCCATCCTCTACGGCACCACCCGCGAGTTCCTCGAGTTCTTCGCGCTCAAGGACCTGAGCAGCCTGCCCACCCTGCGCGAGTTCCACGAGCTCACCCAGGAGCACCAGGACATTGTAGAGAAGGAGAGCGGACCCCGTCCTACTGCCGCGGGCACCGTGGAGACCCTTGCGGACCCGGAGTTCCAGGCCCGCATGGAGAAGAGCACCCAGGCGAGCGAGGCCGCCCTCGAGATCCTCGAGGAGGCGCTCGCCGCCGCAGAGAAGACCCAGAAGGCGAGTGCCTCCGCGCTCGCCGCCCAGACTCCGGCCGAACCGCCGGAACCCAAGCCCGAGTAG
- a CDS encoding cation:proton antiporter, with protein sequence MKGALLRLGFLIGLLAIIVRAQVWRADSGTPVTLAAGALLLCGLFAGKVAKGVGLPRLTGYLLIGVVVGPYALGFIPKEGVAGLELVKGLAVSLIALVAGTEMRLGLLRRVGVRVSVLCASVCGLTFISTGIALFLLRPLLPFLAVLTLPQALAVSALTATVVVSFSPTVTIAIVQETQARGTFTEFLMALVIIGDLFVMVAFAVAAGLARASFGAGFDVVGLLGGVGWELFGSVGLGALLALVLLLYMRRVKAELPLFIVGLGFASAEAGAHLHLSPLLVALSAGALIANLDERSGERLHQAIQRASLPVFALFFAAAGAGLHLNTLREVGPAALLLVGVRALTIFVSCRRFAPREDPRLRSYLWLGLISQAGVTFGLASLIARTFPEFGAAVEVLIVAMVTAHELVGPVLTRRALQRSGEIRGDAAGETV encoded by the coding sequence GTGAAGGGGGCGCTGCTGCGGCTCGGCTTCCTCATCGGGCTGCTCGCGATCATCGTGCGCGCGCAGGTGTGGCGCGCGGACAGCGGCACCCCGGTGACGCTCGCGGCCGGGGCGCTGCTGCTGTGCGGGCTCTTCGCGGGCAAGGTGGCCAAGGGGGTAGGGCTGCCGCGGCTCACCGGCTACCTGCTGATCGGCGTCGTGGTGGGGCCCTACGCCCTGGGCTTCATCCCCAAGGAGGGGGTGGCCGGGCTCGAGCTGGTGAAGGGGCTCGCGGTGAGCCTCATCGCGCTGGTGGCGGGCACCGAGATGCGGCTCGGGCTGCTGCGGCGCGTGGGCGTGCGCGTCTCCGTGCTCTGCGCCTCGGTGTGCGGGCTCACCTTCATCAGCACGGGCATCGCGCTCTTCCTGCTCAGGCCCCTGCTGCCCTTCCTCGCGGTGCTCACCCTGCCGCAGGCGCTCGCGGTGAGCGCGCTGACGGCCACCGTCGTGGTGTCCTTCTCGCCCACGGTCACCATCGCGATCGTCCAGGAGACGCAGGCGCGCGGCACCTTCACCGAGTTCCTGATGGCGCTGGTCATCATCGGAGACCTCTTCGTGATGGTGGCCTTCGCGGTGGCGGCGGGCCTCGCGCGGGCGAGCTTCGGCGCGGGCTTCGACGTGGTGGGCCTGCTGGGCGGGGTGGGGTGGGAGCTGTTCGGCTCCGTGGGGCTGGGGGCGCTGCTCGCGCTGGTGCTGCTGCTCTACATGCGCCGGGTGAAGGCGGAGCTGCCGCTGTTCATCGTGGGGCTGGGCTTCGCGTCCGCGGAGGCCGGCGCGCACCTGCACCTGTCCCCGCTGCTCGTGGCGCTCTCGGCCGGCGCGCTCATCGCGAACCTCGACGAGCGCTCGGGTGAGCGACTGCACCAGGCCATCCAGCGCGCGAGCCTCCCGGTGTTCGCGCTCTTCTTCGCGGCGGCCGGGGCGGGCCTGCACCTGAACACCCTGCGCGAGGTGGGGCCGGCAGCGCTGCTGCTCGTGGGCGTGCGCGCGCTCACCATCTTCGTGAGCTGCCGCCGCTTCGCGCCGCGGGAGGACCCGCGGCTGCGCAGCTACCTGTGGCTGGGGCTCATCTCGCAGGCGGGCGTCACCTTCGGCCTGGCCTCGCTCATCGCGCGCACCTTCCCGGAGTTCGGCGCCGCGGTGGAGGTGCTCATCGTGGCCATGGTGACGGCGCACGAGCTGGTGGGCCCGGTGCTCACCCGCCGCGCGCTGCAGCGCAGCGGGGAAATCCGCGGGGACGCCGCGGGAGAAACGGTGTAG
- the trpS gene encoding tryptophan--tRNA ligase: MRILSGVQSSGRLHLGNYYGAIRQFVELQQEGEALYFIANLHALNTVRDPRLASELTRETALAFLSLGVDPNKSLLFRQSDVPEVTELYWILGTVVPQSHLERAHSYKDKVARGISPDFGLFAYPVLMAADILLYGSDLVPVGKDQVQHIEFARDWATKFNVTYVPGYDPADPEGRKSKAPGILKLPAPRIQENTAIIPGVDGQKMSKSYGNTIEMFGEEKEVKKRIMGIKTDSTPVEAPKPTQDAPLYQLLQVMLPPSEFKEVDASWRAGGKGYGEYKKKLLEAFHTTFDGPRARRAELVGDPAELERILQAGAERARALAAPIVDQVRRAVGLR, translated from the coding sequence ATGCGGATCCTCTCCGGCGTCCAATCCTCGGGCCGACTGCACCTGGGCAACTACTACGGCGCCATCCGGCAGTTCGTGGAGCTGCAGCAGGAGGGCGAGGCCCTCTACTTCATCGCCAACCTCCACGCGCTCAACACCGTGCGCGACCCCCGGCTCGCCTCGGAGCTCACCCGCGAGACGGCGCTCGCCTTCCTCTCGCTCGGGGTGGACCCGAACAAGTCGCTGCTCTTCCGCCAGAGCGACGTGCCCGAGGTGACCGAGCTGTACTGGATCCTCGGCACCGTGGTGCCGCAGTCGCACCTGGAGCGCGCCCACAGCTACAAGGACAAGGTCGCGCGCGGCATCTCCCCGGACTTCGGGCTCTTCGCCTACCCGGTGCTGATGGCCGCGGACATCCTGCTCTACGGCTCGGACCTGGTGCCGGTGGGCAAGGACCAGGTGCAGCACATCGAGTTCGCGCGCGACTGGGCGACCAAGTTCAACGTCACCTACGTGCCCGGCTACGACCCGGCGGACCCCGAGGGGCGCAAGAGCAAGGCGCCCGGCATCCTCAAGCTGCCGGCCCCGCGCATCCAGGAGAACACCGCCATCATCCCCGGCGTGGACGGACAGAAAATGTCCAAGTCCTACGGCAACACCATCGAGATGTTCGGGGAGGAGAAGGAGGTCAAGAAGCGCATCATGGGCATCAAGACGGACTCCACCCCCGTGGAGGCGCCCAAGCCCACCCAGGACGCGCCCCTCTACCAGCTGCTGCAGGTGATGCTCCCGCCCTCCGAGTTCAAGGAGGTGGACGCCTCCTGGCGCGCGGGCGGCAAGGGCTACGGCGAGTACAAGAAGAAGCTGCTCGAGGCCTTCCACACCACCTTCGACGGGCCCCGCGCCCGCCGCGCCGAGCTGGTGGGAGACCCCGCCGAGCTCGAGCGCATCCTGCAGGCGGGCGCCGAGCGCGCGCGCGCCCTCGCGGCCCCCATCGTGGACCAGGTGCGCCGCGCAGTCGGCCTGCGCTGA
- a CDS encoding segregation/condensation protein A, producing MSEGRRAAPPDEALSEGDAPALSPAAAFRVALPNFEGPLDLLLHLIREHRVDIFDIPIALITEKYLEQLERMREIDLDIAGEFLVMAATLGHIKSRLLLPRQEAAQAAESVEALEEQRDPRAELVRRLLDYQKYKDAAEMLAKQDILDRDVFARKVPVEAVPIPEEEVGLQEFSVLKLIEALDRVLERLTPKLQHEVVRETFSISEAILKVAEKVLAGGNQASFESLFEDVRTRHQIVVTFLAILEMCKRRLLRVSQAEAGQDIILTPNGDALERLVPTEVDESDYR from the coding sequence GTGAGTGAAGGCCGTCGCGCTGCACCGCCCGACGAGGCGCTCAGCGAAGGAGACGCGCCGGCGTTGTCGCCGGCCGCCGCCTTCCGCGTTGCGCTGCCCAACTTCGAGGGGCCGCTCGATCTCCTGCTGCACCTCATCCGCGAGCACCGGGTCGACATCTTCGACATCCCGATCGCGCTGATCACCGAGAAGTACCTCGAGCAGCTCGAGCGGATGCGCGAGATCGATCTCGACATCGCGGGCGAGTTCCTGGTGATGGCCGCGACGCTCGGCCACATCAAGAGCCGCCTGCTCCTGCCGCGCCAGGAGGCCGCCCAGGCCGCGGAGAGCGTGGAGGCGCTCGAGGAGCAGCGCGACCCGCGCGCCGAGCTCGTGCGCCGCCTGCTCGACTACCAGAAGTACAAGGACGCGGCCGAGATGCTCGCGAAGCAGGACATCCTCGACCGCGACGTCTTCGCCCGGAAGGTCCCGGTCGAGGCCGTGCCCATCCCCGAGGAGGAGGTGGGCCTGCAGGAGTTCAGCGTCCTCAAGCTCATCGAGGCGCTCGACCGCGTCCTCGAGCGCCTGACGCCCAAGCTGCAGCACGAGGTCGTGCGCGAGACCTTCAGCATCAGCGAGGCCATCCTCAAGGTGGCGGAGAAGGTGCTCGCAGGTGGCAACCAGGCGAGCTTCGAGAGCCTCTTCGAGGACGTGCGCACCCGCCACCAGATCGTGGTGACCTTCCTGGCCATCCTCGAGATGTGCAAGCGCCGCCTGCTGCGCGTCTCCCAGGCCGAGGCGGGCCAGGACATCATCCTCACACCCAACGGCGACGCCCTGGAGCGCCTGGTGCCCACGGAGGTGGACGAGAGTGACTACCGGTAA
- a CDS encoding sodium:proton exchanger, protein MQALLVFLAVAALSMLASSRTVLDPARFPALAQLAASGLLFLVFGALLGPGLAGVLTRQDLEALRPVVALGLGLAGVIVGLNLDPRLLRLLPLPVVGAGAAHAAIAFLFVAAPFSLPLILSSSLPPTGAAGAAALLGAAASLSSGHFAVFGYRSGRLSRLRGLSIALLTTLDDVVGLGVLALALALGAARTAGEGLTLVAVALVTGLACGALLAYLTRRTRDPAELAATLLGGVALVSGAAAYLRISALLAGVACGATLTLMSARTVGQVARALGRFERPAYLILVFLAGSFLDLRDTVAWLLVPVFLGLRFLGKLVGGAAAARLAGPRLSLPPKLGYALIAQGGLAVCLVLEYLQLVPGRSSQHLFDVAVLGALVNELLAQRAFRALLGEAAHPASPPPQEAA, encoded by the coding sequence GTGCAAGCGCTGCTCGTCTTTCTCGCCGTCGCGGCGCTCTCCATGCTCGCCTCGAGCCGCACGGTGCTCGATCCCGCGCGCTTCCCCGCGCTCGCGCAGCTCGCGGCGAGCGGCCTGCTCTTCCTGGTCTTCGGCGCCCTGCTGGGCCCGGGCCTCGCCGGCGTCCTCACCCGCCAGGATCTCGAGGCCCTGCGGCCCGTGGTCGCGCTGGGGCTGGGGCTCGCCGGCGTGATCGTGGGGCTGAACCTGGACCCGCGCCTGCTGCGGCTGCTGCCCTTGCCGGTGGTGGGCGCGGGGGCGGCCCACGCGGCCATTGCCTTCCTGTTCGTGGCGGCCCCCTTCTCGCTGCCCCTGATCCTCAGCTCCTCGCTCCCGCCCACGGGCGCCGCGGGCGCCGCGGCGCTGCTGGGGGCGGCGGCCAGCCTCTCCTCGGGGCACTTCGCCGTGTTCGGCTACCGCAGCGGACGGCTCTCGCGGCTGCGGGGGCTGTCCATCGCGCTGCTCACCACCCTGGATGACGTGGTGGGCCTCGGCGTCCTCGCGCTCGCGCTCGCGCTGGGCGCGGCCCGCACGGCAGGCGAGGGGCTCACCCTCGTCGCGGTCGCGCTGGTGACGGGGCTCGCCTGCGGCGCGCTGCTCGCCTACCTCACGCGGCGCACCCGGGATCCGGCGGAGCTCGCGGCCACGCTGCTGGGCGGGGTGGCGCTGGTGTCCGGCGCGGCCGCGTACCTGCGCATCTCGGCGCTGCTCGCGGGGGTGGCCTGCGGCGCCACGCTCACCCTGATGAGCGCCCGCACGGTGGGGCAGGTGGCGCGTGCGCTGGGGCGCTTCGAGCGGCCCGCCTACCTCATCCTGGTGTTCCTCGCCGGCAGCTTCCTGGACCTGCGCGACACGGTGGCCTGGCTGCTGGTGCCGGTGTTCCTCGGCCTGCGCTTCCTCGGCAAGCTGGTGGGAGGCGCGGCGGCGGCGCGGCTCGCCGGGCCCCGCCTCTCGCTCCCCCCGAAGCTCGGCTACGCGCTGATCGCGCAGGGGGGGCTCGCGGTGTGCCTCGTGCTCGAGTACCTGCAGCTGGTGCCCGGGCGCAGCTCGCAGCACCTCTTCGACGTGGCGGTGCTGGGGGCGCTGGTGAACGAGCTGCTGGCGCAGCGGGCGTTCCGGGCGCTGCTCGGTGAAGCCGCGCATCCGGCATCCCCGCCCCCGCAGGAGGCCGCGTGA
- a CDS encoding DUF4388 domain-containing protein — protein sequence MEHFKGSLASYGLQLLVPALFERTLTDGILRVERGGTVRRFYFREGALVASSSSDPTEHLSQVLVRLGVLAPARAAAAFEAAEALGQPFGAFLVERGFVEQPRLLEALEHKAREALFDSYGWQSGELEFTPGAPALARGVELRLPLGSLHRDAVARLREWRVFRALFPAPDTRFRVYRQFAVEGVGEEEERLLALAEAGAALDELLAAPAEGPLFCARRLVQLYRRGALTPRTDAGSRVGEAAALAELLALARRHLAAGRFESAVALAAQALERAPVPEAQALYREAEARLAASLAEELRALEGRLHFEPLPRSAPAQLTADDLYLFAKLRGGRSVTQTLRSAAMGELAASRALRRLMAAGLVRLAPEGAGPQARRRTDPYGIPALR from the coding sequence ATGGAGCACTTCAAGGGAAGCCTCGCGAGCTACGGGCTGCAGCTGCTGGTGCCCGCGCTCTTCGAGCGCACGCTCACGGACGGCATCCTGCGCGTGGAGCGCGGGGGCACGGTGCGGCGCTTCTACTTCCGCGAGGGCGCGCTGGTGGCGTCGAGCTCGAGCGACCCCACGGAGCACCTGTCGCAGGTGCTGGTGCGCCTGGGCGTGCTGGCGCCGGCGCGCGCGGCGGCCGCCTTCGAGGCCGCCGAGGCGCTGGGGCAGCCCTTCGGGGCCTTCCTCGTCGAGCGCGGCTTCGTGGAGCAGCCGCGGCTCCTGGAGGCGCTGGAGCACAAGGCGCGCGAGGCCCTCTTCGACAGCTACGGCTGGCAGTCCGGGGAGCTGGAGTTCACGCCCGGAGCGCCTGCGCTCGCGCGCGGCGTGGAGCTGCGGCTCCCGCTGGGCTCGCTGCACCGGGACGCGGTGGCGCGCCTGCGCGAGTGGCGGGTCTTCCGCGCGCTCTTCCCTGCCCCGGACACGCGCTTTCGCGTCTACCGCCAGTTCGCGGTGGAGGGCGTGGGTGAGGAGGAGGAGCGGCTGCTCGCGCTCGCCGAGGCGGGCGCCGCGCTGGACGAGCTGCTCGCCGCCCCGGCCGAGGGACCCCTCTTCTGCGCGCGGCGGCTGGTGCAGCTCTACCGCCGCGGCGCGCTCACCCCGCGCACGGATGCAGGAAGCCGCGTGGGCGAGGCCGCGGCGCTCGCCGAGCTGCTCGCGCTCGCGCGCCGGCACCTCGCCGCCGGGCGCTTCGAGAGCGCCGTGGCGCTCGCCGCCCAGGCGCTGGAGCGCGCCCCGGTGCCCGAGGCCCAGGCGCTCTACCGGGAGGCGGAGGCGCGGCTCGCGGCCTCGCTCGCCGAGGAGCTGCGAGCGCTGGAAGGGCGGCTGCACTTCGAGCCCCTGCCCCGCTCGGCGCCGGCGCAGCTCACCGCGGACGACCTCTACCTCTTCGCGAAGCTGCGCGGCGGCCGCTCCGTCACGCAGACGCTGCGCAGCGCGGCGATGGGCGAGCTCGCGGCCTCGCGCGCCCTGAGGCGGCTGATGGCGGCGGGCCTCGTGCGGCTCGCGCCGGAGGGCGCGGGGCCACAGGCGCGCCGGCGCACGGATCCGTACGGGATTCCGGCCCTGCGCTGA
- a CDS encoding general stress protein: MSDKDNKGSMTVAEAGRKGGETVRNERGREFYETIGRKGGATVKAERGRSFYEEIGRKGGETVKAERGAKFYEEIGKKGGDRVKATRGPNFYEEIGRKGGQKVKKLIEEGKRAARAAMTKDENAAPVDASGASSPAPDRTE, from the coding sequence ATGTCGGACAAGGACAACAAGGGCAGCATGACCGTTGCCGAGGCGGGTCGTAAGGGCGGGGAGACCGTTCGCAACGAGCGTGGCCGCGAGTTCTACGAGACGATCGGCCGCAAGGGCGGCGCCACCGTGAAGGCCGAGCGCGGCCGCTCCTTCTACGAGGAGATCGGGCGCAAGGGCGGCGAGACGGTCAAGGCCGAGCGTGGCGCCAAGTTCTACGAGGAGATCGGCAAGAAGGGCGGCGACCGCGTGAAGGCGACGCGTGGCCCCAACTTCTACGAGGAGATCGGCCGCAAGGGCGGGCAGAAGGTCAAGAAGCTGATCGAAGAGGGCAAGCGCGCGGCGCGCGCGGCCATGACCAAGGATGAGAATGCCGCTCCGGTCGACGCGAGCGGGGCGTCCAGCCCGGCACCGGATCGCACCGAGTAG
- the xerD gene encoding site-specific tyrosine recombinase XerD, producing the protein MEGHLDAFVAFIRSERGLSGKTVDAYAADLTAYFADLRKGGVSELTRVKGEDVSAHLAALGRRGLSKRSQARHLAAVRQLHRFLVAERLAERDPTEDLDTPRSPRKLPVFLTLDEVEALLAAPDARTAAGARDLAMLELLYATGLRVSELVGLSINDVQLGAGYLVAKGKGSKERIVPVGSVAVERVQAYLAGPRAALLGKRAARALFVTPRGAGLTRQGFWKLLKRYALKAGIQKQISPHKLRHSFATHLVERGADLRAVQAMLGHADLATTQIYTHVNGARLRSVYDKHHPRSG; encoded by the coding sequence ATGGAAGGCCATCTCGATGCGTTCGTCGCCTTCATCCGCTCCGAGCGGGGGCTCTCCGGCAAGACGGTGGACGCCTACGCGGCGGACCTGACCGCGTACTTCGCCGATCTGCGCAAGGGCGGCGTCTCGGAGCTCACCCGGGTGAAGGGCGAGGACGTCTCCGCGCACCTCGCGGCACTCGGGCGCCGGGGGCTGAGCAAGCGCAGCCAGGCGCGCCACCTCGCGGCCGTGCGCCAGCTGCATCGCTTCCTCGTGGCCGAGCGGCTCGCCGAGCGGGACCCCACCGAGGACCTGGACACCCCGCGCTCCCCGCGCAAGCTCCCCGTGTTCCTCACGCTGGACGAGGTGGAGGCACTGCTCGCCGCGCCGGACGCGCGCACCGCGGCGGGCGCGCGCGACCTGGCGATGCTCGAGCTGCTCTACGCCACGGGCCTTCGCGTGAGCGAGCTGGTGGGGCTCTCCATCAACGACGTGCAGCTGGGCGCGGGCTACCTCGTGGCCAAGGGCAAGGGATCCAAGGAGCGCATCGTGCCGGTGGGCAGCGTGGCGGTGGAGCGCGTGCAGGCCTACCTCGCGGGCCCGCGGGCTGCGCTGCTGGGCAAGCGCGCGGCGAGGGCGCTCTTCGTCACCCCGCGCGGCGCGGGCCTCACCCGGCAGGGCTTCTGGAAGCTGCTCAAGCGCTATGCGCTCAAGGCGGGCATTCAGAAGCAGATCTCCCCGCACAAGCTGCGCCACTCCTTCGCCACGCACCTGGTGGAGCGCGGCGCGGACCTGCGCGCCGTGCAGGCCATGCTCGGCCACGCGGACCTCGCCACCACGCAGATCTACACGCATGTGAACGGCGCGCGGCTGCGCTCGGTCTACGACAAGCACCACCCGCGCAGCGGCTGA